The following are from one region of the Nocardioides marmotae genome:
- the pyrF gene encoding orotidine-5'-phosphate decarboxylase: MTSTPSTPSTFGARLRAAVDARGPLCVGIDPHAGLLAGWGLPDDAEGLRRFALTVVEAVAPHASVVKPQSAFYERFGSRGVAVLEEVVAASKAAGALVVMDAKRGDIGSTSAAYAAAYLDPASPLGSDAVTVSPFLGFGSLDPFVEAAERHGGGLFVLALTSNPEGPEVQHARLEDGSTVAGRVLDHLRRLNAGAEPLGSFGAVVGATIGATEEDLAFNGPVLAPGYGAQGGTTADVRRIFGAAAANVLPSSSREVLRRGPDAAAMRDAVRAANDELAALR, translated from the coding sequence ATGACCAGCACCCCGAGCACCCCGAGCACGTTCGGCGCGCGCCTGCGCGCCGCGGTCGACGCGCGCGGGCCGCTGTGCGTCGGCATCGACCCGCACGCCGGCCTGCTGGCCGGCTGGGGGCTGCCCGACGACGCCGAGGGGCTGCGCCGCTTCGCGCTGACCGTCGTGGAGGCGGTCGCCCCGCACGCGAGCGTGGTCAAGCCGCAGTCGGCGTTCTACGAGCGGTTCGGCAGCCGCGGCGTCGCCGTCCTCGAGGAGGTCGTGGCCGCCTCGAAGGCCGCCGGCGCGCTGGTGGTGATGGACGCCAAGCGCGGCGACATCGGGTCCACCTCGGCGGCCTACGCCGCGGCGTACCTCGACCCCGCCTCGCCGCTGGGCTCGGACGCCGTGACGGTGAGCCCGTTCCTCGGGTTCGGCTCGCTCGACCCGTTCGTCGAGGCCGCCGAGCGGCACGGCGGCGGGCTGTTCGTGCTGGCCCTGACCTCGAACCCGGAGGGCCCCGAGGTGCAGCACGCCCGCCTCGAGGACGGCTCCACCGTCGCCGGCCGCGTCCTGGACCACCTGCGCCGGCTCAACGCCGGCGCGGAGCCCCTCGGCTCCTTCGGCGCCGTCGTCGGCGCGACGATCGGGGCGACCGAGGAGGACCTGGCGTTCAACGGTCCGGTCCTCGCCCCGGGGTACGGCGCCCAGGGCGGCACCACGGCCGACGTGCGCCGGATCTTCGGCGCGGCCGCCGCGAACGTGCTGCCCAGCTCCTCGCGCGAGGTCCTGCGCCGCGGCCCGGACGCCGCCGCGATGCGCGACGCGGTGCGGGCCGCCAACGACGAGCTCGCGGCGCTGCGGTGA
- a CDS encoding dihydroorotate dehydrogenase electron transfer subunit — translation MKSPLHTTGEVLASKRVGAFQHLTVVAPGVAERFRPGTFVAVSVDGTRLARRALWVHGVKPVGGYGPALQLVVEPVGPGTRWLAERPVGTRLELTGPLGRAFALPKEPVATLLVGEGYAAAPLYPLAERLRERGCAVSLLVAAPDERRLLSALEARRVARAVTVVTADGSVGRRGSVADVVAGVLAQSAAEVVYAAGPVPTLHAVAAAAEQAGAWSQTAVEQPLACGTGLCHGCPLPVVGEDGVARVVRACTEGPVVRGDRVRWDELAGAGEPS, via the coding sequence GTGAAGTCCCCGCTCCACACCACCGGCGAGGTGCTGGCCAGCAAGCGGGTCGGTGCCTTCCAGCACCTGACCGTCGTCGCCCCCGGCGTCGCCGAGCGGTTCCGCCCGGGCACCTTCGTCGCGGTCTCGGTCGACGGCACCAGGCTGGCCCGCCGGGCGCTGTGGGTGCACGGCGTCAAGCCGGTGGGCGGCTACGGGCCGGCGCTGCAGCTGGTGGTCGAGCCGGTCGGTCCGGGCACGCGGTGGCTCGCGGAGCGGCCGGTCGGCACCCGCCTGGAGCTGACCGGCCCGCTGGGCCGCGCCTTCGCCCTGCCCAAGGAGCCGGTCGCGACGCTGCTCGTGGGGGAGGGGTACGCCGCCGCGCCGCTCTACCCCCTCGCCGAGCGGCTCCGCGAGCGCGGCTGCGCGGTGAGCCTGCTGGTCGCGGCCCCCGACGAGCGCCGGCTGCTCTCCGCGCTGGAGGCCCGCCGGGTCGCCCGGGCCGTCACCGTGGTCACCGCCGACGGCTCGGTCGGGCGCCGCGGGTCGGTCGCCGACGTCGTGGCCGGGGTGCTCGCCCAGTCCGCCGCGGAGGTCGTGTACGCCGCCGGGCCGGTGCCGACGCTGCACGCGGTCGCGGCGGCCGCCGAGCAGGCCGGGGCCTGGAGCCAGACGGCCGTCGAGCAGCCGCTCGCCTGCGGGACCGGCCTGTGCCACGGCTGCCCGCTGCCGGTGGTCGGCGAGGACGGCGTGGCCCGCGTCGTACGCGCGTGCACCGAGGGGCCGGTCGTGCGCGGCGACCGGGTCCGCTGGGACGAGCTGGCCGGGGCGGGGGAGCCGTCGTGA
- the rpoZ gene encoding DNA-directed RNA polymerase subunit omega produces MSAPNIDAQGVTNPSIDDLLTKTDSKYKLVLYSAKRARQINAYYSQLGEGLLEYVGPLVDTHVQEKPLSIALREINEDLLTCEDVDPAELAAEEAAAKAAAIDASFAPGE; encoded by the coding sequence GTGTCTGCCCCCAACATCGACGCTCAGGGTGTCACCAACCCCTCGATCGACGACCTGCTCACCAAGACCGACAGCAAGTACAAGCTGGTCCTCTACAGCGCCAAGCGCGCCCGGCAGATCAACGCCTACTACTCCCAGCTCGGCGAGGGCCTGCTGGAGTACGTCGGCCCGCTGGTCGACACCCACGTCCAGGAGAAGCCCCTCTCGATCGCGCTCCGCGAGATCAACGAGGACCTGCTGACCTGCGAGGACGTCGACCCGGCCGAGCTGGCCGCCGAGGAGGCCGCCGCCAAGGCCGCCGCCATCGACGCCTCCTTCGCGCCCGGCGAGTGA
- a CDS encoding tRNA-dihydrouridine synthase: MIDLGNPVVVAAGCGGTGRELAALGGLEGIGAFTTRSLTLNARSGGPAPRIAETASGLVHSTGLPGPGLEMFLATELPWLVQQPPRVVVSITGASVAEHAEVARRLARAPGVRGIEVNLAVPDARAHGLLDVREPFHAANVVAAVVREAQDLPVLAKVRADVLRVAESARVVTDAGAAGVVVGGPQAAALPDGRPAGLSGPAVRPLALRCVTEVRAALPGVPVVGGGGITTAEDARAFLDAGAVAVQVGTALLHDPTAAARLAAALA; encoded by the coding sequence GTGATCGACCTCGGCAACCCCGTCGTCGTCGCCGCGGGCTGCGGCGGCACCGGTCGCGAGCTCGCCGCCCTGGGCGGGCTGGAGGGCATCGGTGCCTTCACCACCCGCTCGCTGACGCTCAACGCCCGCTCCGGCGGGCCGGCCCCGCGGATCGCGGAGACCGCCTCGGGCCTCGTGCACAGCACCGGCCTCCCCGGCCCGGGGCTGGAGATGTTCCTGGCCACCGAGCTGCCCTGGCTGGTCCAGCAGCCGCCGCGGGTCGTCGTCTCGATCACCGGGGCCTCGGTCGCCGAGCACGCCGAGGTCGCGCGGCGCCTCGCCCGGGCGCCCGGCGTCCGCGGCATCGAGGTCAACCTCGCCGTCCCCGACGCCCGGGCCCACGGGCTGCTCGACGTGCGCGAGCCGTTCCACGCCGCCAACGTCGTCGCCGCCGTCGTCCGCGAGGCCCAGGACCTCCCGGTGCTGGCGAAGGTCCGCGCCGACGTGCTGCGCGTCGCGGAGTCCGCCCGCGTCGTCACCGACGCCGGAGCGGCCGGGGTCGTCGTCGGCGGCCCGCAGGCCGCGGCCCTGCCCGACGGCCGGCCCGCCGGGCTCAGCGGTCCCGCGGTGCGGCCGCTCGCCCTGCGGTGCGTGACCGAGGTGCGCGCCGCGCTGCCCGGCGTACCCGTCGTCGGCGGCGGTGGCATCACCACCGCCGAGGACGCGCGGGCGTTCCTCGACGCCGGGGCGGTCGCGGTCCAGGTCGGCACCGCGCTGCTCCACGACCCCACCGCCGCCGCGCGCCTCGCGGCCGCGCTCGCCTGA
- the mihF gene encoding integration host factor, actinobacterial type translates to MALPPLTPEQRQAALEKAAASRRERAEIKNRLKNSGASIVDVLREGQENEVVGKMRVVDLLQAMPGLGKVRARQVMERLGIAESRRVRGLGTKQVAALEKEFGSRGSA, encoded by the coding sequence GTGGCGCTCCCGCCCCTCACGCCGGAACAACGTCAGGCGGCCCTGGAGAAGGCAGCCGCTTCCCGTCGCGAGCGGGCCGAGATCAAGAACCGGCTCAAGAACTCCGGCGCCTCCATCGTCGACGTGCTCCGCGAGGGCCAGGAGAACGAGGTCGTCGGCAAGATGCGGGTCGTCGACCTGCTCCAGGCGATGCCCGGCCTGGGCAAGGTGCGGGCGCGGCAGGTGATGGAGCGCCTCGGCATCGCCGAGAGCAGGCGTGTCCGCGGGCTCGGGACCAAGCAGGTCGCCGCGCTCGAGAAGGAGTTCGGCTCCCGCGGCTCGGCGTGA
- the carB gene encoding carbamoyl-phosphate synthase large subunit gives MPKRTDISSVLVIGSGPIIIGQAAEFDYSGTQACRVLREEGLRVILVNSNPATIMTDPEFADATYVEPITPEFVEKVIAKERPDALLATLGGQTALNAAMALDRDGVLEKYGVELIGANIEAIDRGENRQVFKKIVEELGGESAKSAICHSMEDCLAAVEELGYPVVVRPSFTMGGTGSGMAYDEADLHRIAGAGLDASPTTEVLLEESILGWKEYELEVMRDTADNVVIICSIENLDPMGVHTGDSITVAPAMTLTDREYQKMRDLAIGIIRSVGVDTGGCNIQYAVNPADGRLIVIEMNPRVSRSSALASKATGFPIAKIAAKVAIGYTLDEIPNDITTRPDGHSTPASFEPTLDYVVVKVPRFAFEKFPGADPTLTTHMKSVGEAMAIGRNFTEALQKALRSLESPNAVFDWHQEWVELDKDAILADIRTPHDGRLRKVMDAIRAGATPEEIFEATRIDPWFLDQLALINEIAAEVTAAPELTPGLLRKAKRHGFSDVQIGKIRGMSADVVRGVRHALGIRPVYKTVDTCAAEFAAATPYHYSSYDEETEVAPRETPAVIILGSGPNRIGQGIEFDYSCVHASLALGKGEGGAGYETVMVNCNPETVSTDYDTSDRLYFEPLTLEDVLEVVHAEQAAGPVAGVICQLGGQTPLGLAQGLARAGVPLVGTSPDAIDLAEERGAFGRVLAEAGLVAPKHGTAISFPEAREIAREIGYPVLVRPSYVLGGRGMEIVYGEDALEAYLEKYVAAGLISREAPVLVDRFLDDAVEIDVDALFDGEDLFLGGVMEHIEEAGIHSGDSSCALPPITLGAYEIARIREATEAIARGVGVRGLLNIQFALSADILYVLEANPRASRTVPFVSKATATPLAKAAARIMLGETVGELRAAGLLPATGDGGTLPADQPIAVKEAVMPFNRFRTPDGAQVDTVLGPEMKSTGEVMGFDRDFGTAFAKSQAAAFGPLPTEGRIFVSMANRDKRSMVFPVKVLADLGFEILATEGTAEVLRRNGVAATVVRKHFEGTGPDGEKTTVQLILDGEVQMVVNTPYGAGEGRARLDGYEIRTAAVRANVPCITTVSGLAAAVQGIEAARRGDIGVRSLQEWAAR, from the coding sequence ATGCCCAAGCGCACGGACATCTCGTCGGTCCTCGTGATCGGCTCCGGGCCGATCATCATCGGCCAGGCGGCCGAGTTCGACTACTCCGGCACCCAGGCGTGCCGGGTGCTGCGCGAGGAGGGCCTGCGGGTCATCCTGGTCAACTCCAACCCGGCCACGATCATGACCGACCCGGAGTTCGCCGACGCCACCTACGTCGAGCCGATCACCCCGGAGTTCGTCGAGAAGGTCATCGCCAAGGAGCGCCCCGACGCGCTGCTGGCGACCCTGGGCGGCCAGACCGCGCTCAACGCCGCGATGGCGCTGGACCGCGACGGCGTCCTGGAGAAGTACGGCGTCGAGCTGATCGGCGCCAACATCGAGGCCATCGACCGCGGCGAGAACCGCCAGGTCTTCAAGAAGATCGTCGAGGAGCTCGGCGGGGAGTCGGCGAAGTCGGCGATCTGCCACTCGATGGAGGACTGCCTGGCCGCGGTCGAGGAGCTCGGCTACCCGGTGGTGGTGCGCCCGTCGTTCACCATGGGCGGCACCGGCTCGGGCATGGCCTACGACGAGGCCGACCTGCACCGCATCGCCGGCGCCGGCCTCGACGCGAGCCCCACCACCGAGGTGCTCCTGGAGGAGTCGATCCTCGGGTGGAAGGAGTACGAGCTCGAGGTCATGCGCGACACCGCGGACAACGTGGTGATCATCTGCTCGATCGAGAACCTCGACCCGATGGGCGTCCACACCGGCGACTCGATCACGGTCGCCCCGGCGATGACGCTGACCGACCGCGAGTACCAGAAGATGCGCGACCTCGCGATCGGCATCATCCGCTCGGTCGGCGTCGACACCGGCGGCTGCAACATCCAGTACGCCGTGAACCCGGCCGACGGCCGCCTGATCGTCATCGAGATGAACCCGCGGGTCTCCCGCTCGAGCGCCCTGGCCTCCAAGGCGACCGGGTTCCCGATCGCCAAGATCGCGGCCAAGGTCGCGATCGGCTACACCCTCGACGAGATCCCCAACGACATCACCACCCGCCCCGACGGGCACTCCACGCCGGCCAGCTTCGAGCCGACCCTGGACTACGTCGTGGTCAAGGTCCCGCGGTTCGCCTTCGAGAAGTTCCCCGGCGCCGACCCGACGCTGACCACGCACATGAAGTCGGTGGGCGAGGCGATGGCGATCGGCCGCAACTTCACCGAGGCGCTGCAGAAGGCGCTGCGCTCGCTGGAGAGCCCGAACGCCGTCTTCGACTGGCACCAGGAGTGGGTCGAGCTCGACAAGGACGCGATCCTCGCCGACATCCGCACCCCCCACGACGGCCGGCTGCGCAAGGTGATGGACGCGATCCGCGCCGGCGCGACGCCGGAGGAGATCTTCGAGGCCACCCGCATCGACCCGTGGTTCCTCGACCAGCTCGCGCTGATCAACGAGATCGCCGCGGAGGTCACCGCCGCCCCCGAGCTGACCCCGGGGCTGCTGCGCAAGGCCAAGCGGCACGGCTTCTCCGACGTCCAGATCGGCAAGATCCGCGGGATGAGCGCCGACGTGGTCCGCGGCGTGCGGCACGCGCTGGGCATCCGCCCGGTCTACAAGACCGTCGACACCTGCGCGGCGGAGTTCGCGGCGGCCACGCCGTACCACTACTCCTCCTACGACGAGGAGACCGAGGTCGCGCCGCGGGAGACCCCGGCGGTCATCATCCTCGGCTCGGGCCCGAACCGGATCGGCCAGGGCATCGAGTTCGACTACTCCTGCGTGCACGCCTCGCTGGCGCTCGGGAAGGGCGAGGGCGGGGCCGGCTACGAGACGGTCATGGTCAACTGCAACCCCGAGACGGTCTCGACCGACTACGACACCTCCGACCGGCTCTACTTCGAGCCGCTCACCCTCGAGGACGTCCTCGAGGTCGTCCACGCCGAGCAGGCGGCCGGCCCGGTCGCGGGCGTCATCTGCCAGCTCGGCGGCCAGACGCCGCTCGGGCTCGCCCAGGGCCTGGCCCGCGCCGGCGTCCCGCTGGTCGGCACCTCCCCGGACGCCATCGACCTCGCCGAGGAGCGCGGCGCGTTCGGCCGGGTGCTCGCCGAGGCCGGGCTGGTGGCGCCCAAGCACGGCACCGCCATCTCGTTCCCCGAGGCGCGGGAGATCGCCCGCGAGATCGGTTACCCGGTGCTCGTGCGGCCCTCCTACGTCCTGGGCGGCCGCGGCATGGAGATCGTCTACGGCGAGGACGCCCTCGAGGCCTACCTGGAGAAGTACGTCGCCGCCGGGCTGATCTCGCGGGAGGCCCCGGTCCTGGTCGACCGGTTCCTCGACGACGCGGTCGAGATCGACGTCGACGCGCTCTTCGACGGCGAGGACCTCTTCCTCGGCGGCGTGATGGAGCACATCGAGGAGGCCGGCATCCACTCCGGCGACTCCTCCTGCGCGCTGCCGCCGATCACCCTCGGCGCCTACGAGATCGCCCGGATCCGCGAGGCCACCGAGGCGATCGCCCGCGGCGTCGGCGTCCGCGGCCTGCTCAACATCCAGTTCGCGCTCAGCGCCGACATCCTCTACGTGCTCGAGGCCAACCCGCGCGCGTCGCGGACGGTGCCGTTCGTGTCCAAGGCGACCGCCACCCCGCTGGCCAAGGCCGCGGCGCGGATCATGCTCGGTGAGACCGTCGGGGAGCTGCGGGCCGCCGGGCTGCTGCCGGCGACCGGAGACGGCGGCACGCTGCCGGCCGACCAGCCGATCGCGGTCAAGGAGGCGGTGATGCCGTTCAACCGGTTCCGCACCCCCGACGGCGCCCAGGTCGACACCGTGCTCGGCCCGGAGATGAAGTCCACCGGCGAGGTCATGGGCTTCGACCGCGACTTCGGCACCGCCTTCGCCAAGTCCCAGGCCGCCGCGTTCGGCCCGCTGCCGACCGAGGGCCGGATCTTCGTCTCGATGGCCAACCGCGACAAGCGTTCGATGGTCTTCCCGGTCAAGGTGCTCGCCGACCTCGGCTTCGAGATCCTCGCGACCGAGGGCACCGCGGAGGTGCTGCGCCGCAACGGCGTCGCCGCCACGGTCGTGCGCAAGCACTTCGAGGGCACCGGGCCGGACGGGGAGAAGACCACCGTCCAGCTGATCCTCGACGGGGAGGTGCAGATGGTCGTCAACACGCCGTACGGCGCCGGCGAGGGCCGCGCGCGCCTCGACGGCTACGAGATCCGCACCGCGGCGGTCCGCGCCAACGTCCCGTGCATCACCACCGTCTCGGGGCTCGCGGCCGCCGTGCAGGGCATCGAGGCCGCCCGCCGCGGCGACATCGGCGTCCGCTCGCTCCAGGAGTGGGCGGCGCGGTGA
- the coaBC gene encoding bifunctional phosphopantothenoylcysteine decarboxylase/phosphopantothenate--cysteine ligase CoaBC, with the protein MSTGSDHEAASPTGARPVARPTVVLGVTGGIAAYKACELLRRLTESGHDVTVVPTESALQFVGAPTWAALSGKPVATDVWTDVHEVPHVRLGQSADLVVVAPATADTLARAAHGLADDLLTNTLLTARCPVVLAPAMHTEMWEHPATQANVATLRERGVLVIEPAEGRLTGKDTGKGRLPEPGEIFELCTHVLARAAAGGATRDLAGRSVVVSAGGTREYLDPVRFLGNRSSGLQGFALARAAAARGAEVTLVAANSTLPDPAGVKVVRVETIAELREVVVPAAASADAVVMAAAPADFRPASYSEAKMKKAADGSAPAIELVQNPDVLHELSTSRGRADTVVVGFAAETGDATGTVLELGRAKLARKGCDLLVVNDVSGGAVFGSPENEAVILGADGTATEVPRGSKAALAHAIWDQVARRLQD; encoded by the coding sequence CTGAGCACCGGCTCGGACCACGAGGCCGCGTCCCCCACGGGGGCGCGGCCCGTTGCTCGTCCGACGGTCGTCCTCGGGGTGACCGGCGGGATCGCGGCGTACAAGGCGTGCGAGCTGCTGCGCCGGCTCACCGAGTCCGGCCACGACGTCACCGTCGTGCCGACCGAGTCGGCCCTGCAGTTCGTCGGCGCGCCCACCTGGGCCGCGCTCTCGGGCAAGCCGGTGGCCACCGACGTGTGGACCGACGTCCACGAGGTGCCGCACGTGCGGCTGGGCCAGTCCGCCGACCTCGTCGTCGTCGCGCCCGCGACCGCCGACACGCTGGCCCGCGCCGCGCACGGCCTGGCCGACGACCTGCTCACCAACACCCTGCTCACCGCCCGCTGCCCGGTCGTGCTCGCGCCCGCGATGCACACCGAGATGTGGGAGCACCCCGCCACCCAGGCCAACGTCGCCACCCTGCGCGAGCGCGGCGTCCTGGTCATCGAGCCGGCCGAGGGCCGGCTGACCGGCAAGGACACCGGCAAGGGCCGGCTGCCCGAGCCGGGGGAGATCTTCGAGCTCTGCACCCACGTCCTGGCCCGAGCCGCGGCCGGCGGCGCGACCCGCGACCTCGCCGGGCGCAGCGTCGTGGTCTCCGCCGGCGGCACGCGTGAGTACCTCGACCCGGTCCGGTTCCTCGGCAACCGCTCCTCGGGGCTGCAGGGCTTCGCGCTGGCCCGCGCCGCGGCCGCCCGGGGCGCCGAGGTCACCCTGGTCGCGGCCAACAGCACGCTGCCCGACCCCGCAGGGGTCAAGGTCGTGCGGGTCGAGACCATCGCCGAGCTGCGCGAGGTGGTCGTGCCCGCGGCCGCCTCCGCCGACGCCGTCGTGATGGCCGCCGCGCCCGCGGACTTCCGCCCGGCGTCGTACAGCGAGGCGAAGATGAAGAAGGCCGCCGACGGCTCCGCGCCCGCCATCGAGCTGGTGCAGAACCCCGACGTGCTCCACGAGCTGAGCACCTCCCGGGGTCGGGCCGACACCGTGGTGGTCGGCTTCGCCGCCGAGACCGGCGACGCGACCGGCACGGTCCTGGAGCTGGGCCGCGCCAAGCTGGCCCGCAAGGGCTGCGACCTGCTGGTGGTCAACGACGTCAGCGGGGGTGCGGTCTTCGGCAGCCCCGAGAACGAGGCGGTCATCCTCGGCGCCGACGGCACCGCGACCGAGGTCCCGCGCGGCTCGAAGGCGGCGCTGGCCCACGCGATTTGGGACCAGGTCGCCCGACGCCTGCAGGATTGA
- a CDS encoding quinone-dependent dihydroorotate dehydrogenase, which produces MTAYGLLFDHVATRIDAERAHHLGFRAVRAGAPLTRLLRTPGKPVEALGLSFPNVLGVAAGFDKNAVGIDALAALGFGHVEVGTVTGEGQPGNPTPRLFRLPADRAVVNRMGFNNDGAEVVARRLAERRARLSRDEAAGGPVLGINIGKTKVVPDDDQAAVEADYAKSTRLLAPFADYLVVNVSSPNTPGLRNLQAVEKLQPLLEHVRRTADTVTSARVPLLVKIAPDLADEDVVAVADMALAIGLDGIVATNTTISREGLASSAAEVEAIGNGGLSGAPVRERALEVTRILRDRLGEGPTIIGVGGITTAEDARARLAAGADLLQGYSAFVYEGPLWPRRVLAGVGPEVGSGVGRG; this is translated from the coding sequence GTGACGGCGTACGGGCTGCTCTTCGACCACGTCGCGACCCGCATCGACGCCGAGCGGGCGCACCACCTGGGCTTCCGCGCGGTGCGCGCCGGCGCGCCGCTGACCCGGCTGCTGCGCACGCCGGGGAAGCCCGTGGAGGCGCTCGGGCTGAGCTTCCCGAACGTGCTGGGCGTGGCCGCCGGCTTCGACAAGAACGCCGTCGGCATCGACGCCCTCGCCGCGCTCGGCTTCGGGCACGTCGAGGTCGGCACGGTCACGGGGGAGGGGCAGCCGGGCAACCCCACGCCGCGGCTCTTCCGCCTGCCCGCCGACCGCGCGGTGGTCAACCGGATGGGCTTCAACAACGACGGCGCCGAGGTGGTCGCCCGTCGCCTGGCCGAGCGTCGCGCCCGGCTCTCGCGGGACGAGGCGGCCGGCGGTCCGGTCCTCGGGATCAACATCGGCAAGACCAAGGTCGTGCCGGACGACGACCAGGCGGCGGTGGAGGCCGACTACGCCAAGAGCACCCGCCTGCTCGCGCCGTTCGCCGACTACCTCGTGGTCAACGTGAGCTCCCCGAACACCCCGGGCCTGCGGAACCTCCAGGCCGTCGAGAAGCTCCAGCCGCTGCTCGAGCACGTCCGCCGGACCGCCGACACGGTGACCTCGGCGCGGGTGCCGCTGCTGGTCAAGATCGCGCCCGACCTCGCCGACGAGGACGTGGTGGCGGTGGCCGACATGGCGCTGGCGATCGGCCTGGACGGCATCGTGGCCACCAACACCACGATCTCCCGCGAGGGGCTGGCCAGCTCGGCCGCCGAGGTCGAGGCGATCGGCAACGGCGGGCTCTCGGGCGCCCCGGTGCGCGAGCGCGCGCTCGAGGTGACCCGGATCCTGCGCGACCGGCTCGGCGAGGGCCCGACGATCATCGGGGTCGGCGGCATCACCACCGCCGAGGACGCCCGCGCCCGGCTCGCGGCCGGCGCCGACCTGCTCCAGGGCTACTCCGCGTTCGTCTACGAGGGCCCGCTCTGGCCCCGGCGCGTCCTGGCCGGGGTCGGCCCAGAGGTGGGTTCAGGGGTGGGCAGGGGGTGA
- the gmk gene encoding guanylate kinase, with protein sequence MSGHERRSRLVVLAGPTAVGKGTVAAHIREHHPEVWISVSATTRPPRPGEVNGVHYWFVSDEEFDNMIAEDDLLEWAVVHKSARYGTPRQPVDLALASGRPAMLEIDLQGARQVRRTMPEALFVFLKPPSWEELVRRLVGRGTETEEERERRLETARAELAAESEFDTTIVNHEVHAAANELVALMTLD encoded by the coding sequence GTGAGCGGCCACGAGCGCCGTTCGCGACTCGTCGTCCTCGCCGGCCCCACGGCCGTCGGCAAGGGCACGGTCGCCGCGCACATCCGTGAGCACCACCCCGAGGTCTGGATCTCGGTCTCCGCGACGACCCGCCCGCCGCGCCCCGGCGAGGTCAACGGCGTGCACTACTGGTTCGTCTCCGATGAGGAGTTCGACAACATGATCGCCGAGGACGACCTGCTGGAGTGGGCGGTCGTCCACAAGTCCGCCCGGTACGGCACCCCGCGCCAGCCCGTCGACCTCGCACTGGCCTCCGGCCGACCCGCGATGCTCGAGATCGACCTCCAGGGCGCGCGCCAGGTGCGCCGGACGATGCCCGAGGCGCTCTTCGTCTTCCTCAAGCCGCCCTCGTGGGAGGAGCTGGTGCGTCGCCTCGTCGGCCGGGGCACCGAGACCGAGGAGGAGCGCGAGCGCCGCCTGGAGACCGCCCGCGCCGAGCTGGCCGCCGAGAGCGAGTTCGACACCACCATCGTCAACCACGAAGTTCACGCTGCCGCCAACGAGTTGGTAGCCTTGATGACGCTCGACTGA
- the metK gene encoding methionine adenosyltransferase — protein sequence MAGRLFTSESVTEGHPDKIADRISDTVLDYLMANDGDKENLRVAVETLLTTGLVVVAGEVRTNAYAPVAELVRQAILDIGYDSSEKGFDGTSCGVQVAIGGQSADIAQGVDHGHESRVGTSEDELDRRGAGDQGLMFGYACDDTPVLMPLPIVIAQRLAERLTEVRKTGVMDNLRPDGKTQVTIEYDAEDRPVRVDTVVLSTQHSEETDLAKLEIEIKQNVIDPVLASFEIPSEDYRLLVNPTGRFVVGGPMGDAGLTGRKIIVDTYGGMARHGGGAFSGKDPSKVDRSAAYAMRWVAKNVVAAGLARRCEVQVAYAIGKAQPVGVFVQTFGTGVVSDEEIQKAVLEVFDLRPAAILRDLDLLRPIYAQTSAYGHFGRELPDFTWERTDRADALKAAVGI from the coding sequence GTGGCTGGACGACTCTTCACCTCGGAGTCCGTGACCGAGGGTCACCCCGACAAGATCGCCGACCGCATCAGCGACACGGTGCTGGACTACCTGATGGCCAACGACGGCGACAAGGAGAACCTCCGCGTCGCCGTGGAGACGCTGCTGACCACCGGTCTGGTCGTCGTGGCCGGTGAGGTGCGCACCAACGCCTACGCCCCGGTCGCCGAGCTGGTCCGCCAGGCCATCCTCGACATCGGCTACGACTCCTCCGAGAAGGGCTTCGACGGCACCAGCTGCGGCGTCCAGGTCGCCATCGGCGGCCAGTCCGCCGACATCGCCCAGGGCGTCGACCACGGCCACGAGTCGCGCGTCGGCACCTCCGAGGACGAGCTGGACCGCCGCGGTGCCGGCGACCAGGGCCTGATGTTCGGCTACGCCTGCGACGACACCCCCGTGCTCATGCCGCTGCCGATCGTCATCGCCCAGCGCCTCGCCGAGCGGCTGACCGAGGTCCGCAAGACCGGCGTCATGGACAACCTGCGCCCCGACGGCAAGACCCAGGTCACCATCGAGTACGACGCCGAGGACCGTCCGGTCCGCGTCGACACGGTCGTGCTGTCCACCCAGCACTCCGAGGAGACCGACCTCGCCAAGCTCGAGATCGAGATCAAGCAGAACGTCATCGACCCGGTCCTCGCGAGCTTCGAGATCCCCTCCGAGGACTACCGGCTGCTGGTCAACCCCACCGGCCGCTTCGTGGTCGGCGGTCCGATGGGCGACGCCGGCCTGACCGGCCGCAAGATCATCGTCGACACCTACGGCGGCATGGCCCGCCACGGTGGCGGCGCGTTCTCCGGCAAGGACCCGTCCAAGGTCGACCGCTCGGCCGCCTACGCGATGCGCTGGGTCGCCAAGAACGTCGTCGCCGCGGGCCTGGCCCGCCGCTGCGAGGTCCAGGTCGCCTACGCGATCGGCAAGGCCCAGCCGGTCGGCGTCTTCGTGCAGACCTTCGGCACCGGCGTGGTCTCCGACGAGGAGATCCAGAAGGCCGTGCTCGAGGTCTTCGACCTGCGTCCGGCCGCGATTCTGCGCGACCTGGACCTGCTGCGCCCGATCTACGCCCAGACCTCGGCCTACGGCCACTTCGGTCGCGAGCTGCCCGACTTCACCTGGGAGCGCACCGACCGCGCCGACGCCCTCAAGGCGGCCGTGGGCATCTGA